A stretch of Bradyrhizobium sp. CCBAU 53338 DNA encodes these proteins:
- a CDS encoding DUF1328 domain-containing protein, producing the protein MLSWVVTFLVIALIAGILGFGGLAGASIEIAKIIFFVAVVLFLVSAVVGLARGRRI; encoded by the coding sequence ATGCTGAGCTGGGTTGTGACGTTTCTGGTTATCGCACTGATCGCCGGTATCCTGGGCTTTGGCGGCCTTGCCGGCGCGTCGATCGAAATCGCCAAGATCATCTTCTTCGTCGCGGTGGTGCTGTTCCTGGTCTCGGCCGTGGTCGGTCTCGCCCGCGGCCGCAGGATCTAG
- a CDS encoding thioesterase family protein — protein sequence MPESAASKPAEPFRSSIMQIEPQWIDYNGHLNMAYYNVMFDRAIDEFWLELGIGPVYKKERQGSTFTAECHVRYLREIHLGDPVQILVWLLEADDKRLHTFEEMRHGSEGWLSATSENMSLHMDMHARRVAAFPPDIQRRIAGIAKAHSALARPEGIGRNVAMPSKR from the coding sequence GCCGAGCCGTTCCGCTCCTCGATCATGCAGATCGAGCCGCAATGGATCGACTACAACGGCCATCTCAACATGGCCTATTACAACGTGATGTTCGACCGGGCGATCGACGAGTTCTGGCTCGAGCTCGGAATTGGGCCGGTCTACAAGAAAGAGCGCCAGGGCTCGACTTTCACCGCCGAATGCCATGTCCGCTATTTGCGCGAAATCCATCTCGGCGATCCCGTGCAGATCCTGGTGTGGCTGCTGGAGGCCGACGACAAGCGGCTGCACACGTTCGAGGAGATGCGCCACGGCAGCGAAGGCTGGCTGTCGGCGACGTCCGAGAACATGTCGCTGCACATGGACATGCACGCACGTCGCGTTGCGGCCTTTCCACCCGATATTCAACGTCGCATCGCAGGCATCGCCAAGGCCCATAGCGCGCTGGCGCGACCCGAGGGCATCGGCCGGAACGTGGCGATGCCCTCGAAGAGATAG